A portion of the Deinococcus hopiensis KR-140 genome contains these proteins:
- a CDS encoding ATP-binding protein gives MTLSPQELHGYLSALVRRDLTVSTMIWGPPGVGKSSIVSQVARELGLEFTDVRLSQLAPTDLRGLPVAENGVSRWFPPEFLPRSGRGVLFLDELNMAPPTMQGMAQQLILDRRVGSYALPDGWFVWAAGNRKEDRASVFDMPAPLANRFVHLEVRPDFAAWRAYAHAARIHPHVIAFLMYRSELLHALDPARPAWPSPRSWSVASDLHAADLDVAPAIGEGAAAEFMAFAHLYGSLPDLERVLAGEATNAVFPAEPSASYATVTALADRAGDADRAARALGWLTAASPEWTQLFVTHLVGRLQATGQLAALTELMERDAALTDLVHRTLTGQEA, from the coding sequence ATGACCCTTTCGCCACAAGAACTGCACGGTTACCTCTCTGCCCTCGTCCGCCGGGACCTCACCGTATCCACCATGATCTGGGGACCCCCCGGCGTCGGCAAATCCAGTATCGTCTCGCAGGTCGCGCGCGAACTTGGACTCGAATTTACCGACGTGCGCCTCTCCCAGCTCGCCCCAACCGACCTGCGCGGACTCCCTGTCGCTGAAAACGGCGTGAGCCGCTGGTTTCCCCCAGAGTTCCTGCCCCGCTCGGGCCGTGGTGTGCTGTTCCTCGACGAACTCAACATGGCCCCGCCCACCATGCAGGGCATGGCGCAGCAACTCATCCTCGACCGCCGCGTCGGCAGCTACGCGTTACCGGACGGCTGGTTCGTGTGGGCCGCCGGAAACCGCAAGGAGGACCGCGCCAGCGTCTTTGATATGCCTGCGCCTCTTGCCAACCGCTTTGTGCACCTCGAAGTGCGCCCCGATTTCGCGGCCTGGCGCGCCTATGCCCACGCTGCCCGCATCCACCCGCACGTCATCGCCTTCCTCATGTATCGCTCGGAACTGCTGCACGCCCTGGACCCTGCAAGACCCGCGTGGCCCAGCCCGCGCAGCTGGTCGGTGGCCTCGGACCTGCACGCAGCGGACCTCGACGTTGCGCCCGCCATCGGGGAGGGGGCGGCGGCAGAATTCATGGCTTTCGCGCACCTGTACGGTTCCCTCCCCGACCTGGAGCGCGTCCTCGCGGGTGAGGCGACAAATGCGGTGTTCCCAGCCGAACCCAGCGCTTCCTACGCCACGGTCACTGCCCTCGCGGACCGCGCCGGCGACGCCGACCGTGCCGCACGGGCGCTTGGGTGGCTCACCGCCGCCAGCCCAGAGTGGACGCAACTCTTCGTCACGCACCTCGTTGGCCGCCTTCAGGCAACCGGCCAGCTCGCCGCCCTTACGGAGCTGATGGAGCGTGACGCCGCCCTCACGGACCTCGTGCACCGCACGCTCACCGGACAGGAGGCCTGA
- a CDS encoding DUF2239 family protein: MTQSTHTAFYGERRLITAPLADVLAHLAVRLSGLAPNFPLVLVNDGDGRTTDFDLRGNVEDILRRALPDPPPVGARPVRTPRSVTLLPRHWDWLNDQPEGSGAVLRRLMDEAMQRNTSRAQAAQEAAQHFMTALAGNLPYYQAASRALYAGQEEEYERFTRDWPDDIRAHALHLAAPAFISGAS, translated from the coding sequence ATGACCCAGTCCACCCACACTGCGTTCTACGGCGAGCGCCGCCTGATCACCGCGCCGCTCGCTGACGTACTTGCCCACCTCGCTGTTCGCCTCAGCGGCCTCGCCCCGAACTTCCCCCTCGTGCTGGTGAACGACGGCGACGGCCGCACCACCGACTTCGACTTGCGGGGCAACGTGGAAGACATCCTCCGCCGGGCTCTGCCCGATCCACCTCCTGTTGGCGCTCGCCCCGTCCGCACCCCACGCAGCGTCACGTTGCTGCCACGTCACTGGGACTGGCTGAACGATCAACCCGAAGGGTCCGGCGCTGTCCTGCGCCGCCTTATGGACGAAGCGATGCAGCGGAATACCTCCCGTGCTCAGGCCGCGCAGGAGGCCGCACAGCACTTTATGACGGCCCTCGCCGGCAACTTGCCCTACTACCAGGCCGCGTCCAGGGCCCTGTATGCCGGACAGGAGGAGGAGTACGAACGCTTCACCCGCGACTGGCCCGACGACATACGTGCGCACGCCCTCCATCTCGCCGCCCCAGCCTTCATCTCCGGCGCCTCCTGA
- a CDS encoding DUF2239 family protein produces MNGSYTAFLGSRRLVTGALSDVLARVKSMPSDPNAELLIFEDRTGQSVDFDLRGDLQDVLARAQPEAKPPGRGRPKLGVVSREVTLLPRHWEWLEAQQGGASAVLRRLVDEARKQDPSAERVRAAQGAADRFMAVLAGNLAGYQEASRALYARDASAFKHHTQGWPEDVREHALSLAAPAFTPDPPSA; encoded by the coding sequence GTGAACGGGTCCTATACTGCTTTCCTCGGCTCACGCCGGCTCGTTACGGGCGCACTTTCTGACGTCCTTGCCCGTGTGAAGTCTATGCCGTCCGACCCCAACGCCGAGCTCCTTATTTTTGAAGATAGAACGGGTCAAAGCGTCGATTTCGATCTGCGTGGCGACCTCCAAGACGTGCTCGCTCGCGCTCAACCTGAAGCAAAACCGCCTGGACGGGGACGGCCTAAACTTGGCGTCGTCTCCCGCGAGGTGACGCTGCTGCCCCGGCACTGGGAATGGCTCGAAGCGCAGCAGGGTGGCGCCTCTGCCGTCCTGCGCCGACTTGTGGACGAGGCGCGGAAGCAAGACCCCAGCGCCGAACGCGTGCGTGCTGCCCAGGGGGCTGCTGACCGCTTCATGGCCGTTCTTGCCGGTAATCTGGCCGGTTATCAAGAGGCGTCGCGCGCCCTGTACGCCCGTGACGCTTCCGCTTTCAAACACCACACGCAGGGCTGGCCCGAGGATGTGCGCGAGCACGCCTTATCCCTCGCCGCGCCTGCGTTCACACCTGATCCCCCCAGTGCCTGA
- a CDS encoding VOC family protein, producing the protein MNWTLEVVVVPVSDVERARAFYANALGFAVDHDTQVSETRRVIQLTPPGSGCSIVLGTGMSRMTPGSLHGLQLVVRDLEAARAQLLERNVKVGEIQVIGPTGPRPAAPGEDLNYVGFLFFNDPDGNGWGIQQIGNRH; encoded by the coding sequence ATGAACTGGACGCTTGAGGTGGTCGTGGTTCCCGTGAGTGACGTTGAACGTGCTCGTGCCTTTTACGCTAATGCCTTGGGCTTCGCCGTGGATCACGACACGCAAGTGAGCGAGACTCGGCGGGTGATCCAGCTCACGCCTCCAGGCTCAGGGTGTTCAATCGTTCTGGGGACAGGGATGTCCCGAATGACCCCGGGGTCCCTCCACGGCCTCCAACTGGTGGTCCGCGATCTGGAGGCCGCTCGCGCCCAACTCCTGGAGCGGAACGTAAAGGTTGGGGAGATCCAGGTCATTGGGCCAACGGGCCCACGCCCGGCCGCGCCAGGTGAGGACTTGAATTACGTTGGCTTCCTCTTCTTCAACGATCCCGATGGAAATGGATGGGGCATTCAACAGATCGGCAACCGGCACTAA
- a CDS encoding IS701 family transposase, whose protein sequence is MPRSLPPWTRHFPTWFAPFLTHFRHRAGRTWAPLYVRGLCSGASRKSMQPLAAVVAPGKEDHLQHFITDSPWPTRPLETLLAERAQQMLGGKDAVLIIDDTCLTKFGTKSVGVARQYSGQVGKITSCQCLVSLTLAQHEVPVPLALRLFLPQDWTSDPARLQAAGVPLEHQQPQTKWALALQELDRVREHVTFGMVLADAGYGVTAQFRHALTTRGLLWSVGVTRTQTVYPKDVRLIPIPKFFRGRRPKHPTPSEDRQSVEDVLKGAAWQHLVWRHGTKGPLSGRFAAVYVRLADGEENAQGQHLPGQAAWIIGEQRRGEERKYYVCNLPENTSLSRLVEVTKRRWPCELTHRELKDEVGLDHFEGRSWQGLHHHAVLCMLALTFLQWLRLTQPDDLKGDTVPAIRAEVAGDLPLPPPCQQCRACTALFSGP, encoded by the coding sequence ATGCCACGTTCTTTGCCCCCTTGGACCCGACATTTTCCCACCTGGTTCGCACCCTTTCTGACGCACTTTCGCCACCGTGCAGGGCGCACTTGGGCACCGTTGTACGTGCGTGGACTGTGCAGCGGTGCGTCCCGGAAAAGCATGCAACCTCTGGCTGCTGTGGTGGCTCCTGGAAAAGAAGACCACCTCCAGCACTTCATCACCGACAGTCCCTGGCCAACTCGTCCCCTGGAAACGCTGCTGGCCGAGCGGGCCCAGCAAATGCTTGGAGGCAAAGACGCCGTCTTGATCATTGACGATACCTGCCTGACCAAATTTGGGACGAAATCCGTGGGGGTTGCTCGCCAGTATTCGGGACAGGTGGGCAAGATCACGTCCTGTCAGTGTCTGGTCTCCCTGACCTTAGCCCAGCACGAGGTCCCTGTTCCCCTGGCCCTCCGGCTCTTCCTGCCACAGGACTGGACCAGCGATCCGGCGCGTCTCCAGGCTGCTGGTGTTCCATTGGAACACCAGCAGCCACAGACCAAATGGGCGTTGGCACTCCAGGAACTGGACCGGGTACGCGAACACGTCACCTTCGGCATGGTCTTGGCGGACGCTGGGTATGGCGTGACGGCTCAGTTCCGCCATGCCCTCACCACGCGCGGACTGCTGTGGTCGGTGGGTGTGACTCGCACACAGACGGTCTATCCCAAGGACGTTCGCTTAATCCCTATCCCCAAGTTCTTTCGTGGCAGAAGACCCAAGCACCCCACCCCCTCCGAAGACCGGCAATCGGTGGAGGACGTCCTCAAAGGTGCTGCATGGCAGCACCTGGTGTGGCGACACGGGACCAAGGGTCCCCTCTCAGGACGCTTTGCCGCTGTGTACGTGCGTCTCGCCGATGGAGAGGAAAATGCCCAGGGCCAGCACCTTCCCGGGCAGGCGGCCTGGATCATCGGTGAACAGCGACGGGGAGAGGAACGCAAATACTACGTCTGTAATCTCCCCGAGAACACCTCTCTCTCTCGGCTGGTTGAGGTGACCAAGCGCCGCTGGCCTTGCGAGTTGACCCACCGGGAGCTGAAGGACGAAGTCGGTCTGGACCACTTTGAGGGCCGTTCCTGGCAGGGCCTCCATCACCACGCCGTGCTTTGCATGCTGGCCCTGACCTTCCTTCAATGGTTGCGATTGACCCAGCCCGATGACCTCAAAGGTGACACTGTCCCCGCTATTCGAGCGGAGGTGGCAGGGGACCTGCCCCTGCCACCTCCGTGCCAGCAATGCCGCGCCTGCACAGCTTTATTCAGCGGTCCCTGA
- a CDS encoding GIY-YIG nuclease family protein yields the protein MTDTRRAHAFTPRAGVYRITHLPSGRTLLGASTHAQGMLNRIQFHLTTRLESPFKTGGHNLNPVHLDWNADGEAAFLFEVLDEIEPDVSGKVAPDDLAELLDLWRDRLALPPEQCY from the coding sequence ATGACCGACACACGCCGTGCCCACGCCTTCACACCCCGGGCAGGGGTGTACCGCATCACCCACCTGCCTTCCGGACGCACGCTGCTCGGGGCCAGCACCCACGCCCAGGGAATGCTTAACCGTATCCAGTTCCACCTGACGACGCGGCTCGAATCGCCCTTCAAAACCGGAGGTCACAACCTCAACCCGGTCCACCTTGACTGGAATGCCGACGGTGAAGCGGCCTTCCTCTTCGAAGTGCTCGACGAGATTGAGCCGGACGTCTCGGGAAAGGTTGCGCCCGACGACCTCGCAGAACTTCTCGACCTGTGGCGTGACCGGCTCGCCCTGCCGCCCGAGCAGTGTTACTGA
- a CDS encoding dihydrofolate reductase family protein — translation MRKVIVTEFLSLDGVMENPTSWQQGFSSRAIGEFKQSELFESDALLLGRVTYEGFAEYWPTATETGEFGERMNSLPKFVATTTLDTLEWNAVALGEDVIAEVVQLKRQEGGNLLTYGSGTFSQTLLQHGLVDELRLLVYPVVAGRGKRFFTGADKLTLQLAASRELGAGVVLLTYAPPSPISAPAGA, via the coding sequence ATGCGTAAGGTGATCGTGACTGAGTTCCTGTCCCTCGATGGTGTCATGGAAAATCCCACCTCGTGGCAGCAGGGCTTTTCCAGTCGAGCCATTGGCGAGTTCAAGCAAAGTGAACTTTTTGAGAGTGATGCTCTCCTGCTGGGTCGTGTGACATACGAGGGCTTCGCGGAGTATTGGCCGACTGCGACAGAGACAGGGGAATTCGGCGAGAGGATGAACAGCCTGCCGAAGTTTGTGGCCACAACCACGCTGGACACCCTGGAATGGAACGCCGTGGCGCTGGGTGAGGATGTGATCGCGGAGGTGGTGCAGTTGAAACGGCAGGAAGGCGGCAATCTCCTGACGTATGGCAGCGGGACATTCTCACAAACCCTGTTGCAGCACGGCCTGGTGGACGAACTTCGCCTGCTGGTGTACCCCGTGGTGGCGGGACGGGGCAAGCGGTTCTTTACAGGTGCGGACAAACTGACGTTGCAACTCGCCGCCTCCAGGGAACTGGGCGCGGGCGTGGTCCTGTTGACCTACGCGCCACCCTCTCCAATCTCTGCTCCAGCGGGTGCTTGA
- a CDS encoding vWA domain-containing protein: MTVHPAEAAFEGLVAASRRRLAGRSPFFATLTLHAEILPSWSVARAATDGHRVYIHPELAATLPAAELDALLLHQVLHLALEHGPRRGGRDAKRWNRAADIVVHGLVANAGLPVTGRSLLLEGRRVEDVYAALEHRPEESVTETDDLIGDPPSNTPREGNGRGTGSGVPWARVRALARAAKALGGGGGEGGLGLQRELDGLEIAQLDWKARLWRFLVRSPVDFGGFDRRFIGRRLYLEALEEDALRLVVVVDTSGSVTNSCLRTLLTEVRGITGVYPHLHASLYYADAEVHGPHDLSGSTPFPPPKGGGGSDFRPALAAAAQGTELIVYLTDGYGRFPPEAPHAPVVWVVPDGGAPDDLFPFGEVLRLGPPT; the protein is encoded by the coding sequence GTGACGGTGCACCCCGCTGAGGCCGCCTTCGAAGGTCTCGTCGCGGCTTCCCGCCGACGCCTCGCGGGGCGCTCTCCGTTCTTTGCCACGCTCACGCTCCACGCCGAGATCCTACCGTCATGGAGCGTGGCGCGCGCAGCGACAGACGGGCACCGCGTCTACATCCACCCCGAACTCGCCGCCACACTTCCGGCGGCGGAACTCGACGCGCTCCTGCTGCACCAGGTGCTCCACCTCGCGCTCGAGCATGGACCGCGGCGCGGTGGGCGCGACGCCAAGCGCTGGAACCGAGCGGCCGACATCGTCGTCCACGGCCTGGTGGCGAACGCAGGGCTGCCTGTCACCGGCCGCTCGCTTCTCCTCGAAGGTCGGCGGGTAGAGGACGTGTACGCCGCTCTGGAACACCGGCCTGAAGAGAGCGTCACTGAGACGGACGACCTGATCGGCGATCCGCCGAGCAACACGCCGCGGGAGGGGAACGGGCGCGGAACGGGAAGCGGCGTGCCCTGGGCGAGGGTACGCGCGCTGGCCCGTGCGGCCAAGGCCCTGGGGGGTGGCGGGGGTGAGGGTGGACTCGGCCTGCAGCGCGAACTTGACGGTCTGGAGATCGCCCAACTCGACTGGAAGGCTCGGCTGTGGCGCTTCCTGGTCCGCTCCCCCGTGGATTTCGGTGGGTTTGACAGGCGCTTCATCGGTCGCCGCCTCTACCTGGAAGCGCTTGAGGAGGACGCGCTACGGCTCGTGGTCGTGGTGGACACCTCTGGTAGCGTGACGAACTCATGCCTGCGGACGCTGCTGACGGAAGTTCGCGGCATTACCGGCGTGTACCCGCACCTGCACGCCAGTTTGTATTACGCGGACGCAGAGGTACATGGTCCACACGACTTGAGTGGGAGTACCCCCTTCCCCCCACCCAAAGGTGGTGGGGGCAGCGACTTCCGCCCTGCCCTCGCGGCTGCAGCTCAGGGAACGGAACTCATCGTCTACCTCACGGACGGATACGGACGCTTCCCGCCGGAAGCTCCTCACGCGCCTGTGGTGTGGGTTGTGCCTGACGGCGGCGCGCCCGACGACCTCTTTCCTTTTGGTGAAGTGCTGCGGCTTGGTCCTCCGACCTGA
- a CDS encoding MFS transporter, translating into MPTPRSPGLPFIFVTLALDMIGLGLIIPVAPVLVAHLTSDPLTAPHFLGILVALFSTAQLLAAPIFGALSDRFGRRPVLLLSTLLTALSYILAALAPSLMWLLLARTLGGIGAATIGVANAYIADVSAPENRARNFGIAGAAFGLGLIIGPALGGLLSSLDLRLPFLVSATLAALNFLYGLIVLPESRRAEPAPFDPRTLMPLRALGILNHFPGLPVLAAVVLLVSLASQFLTSTWVLHGAVRYGWTPATNGLALALAGVLSATVQVAVLPRVLRQVGPERTVTLGLLTGVAAYVMYGLASAPWMLWASLPIGALSGIAAPALQALTTNKAATHAQGSVQGALAGLTSLSAIAGPLAATALFSHFASPHATPFVPGAAYFAAALLLLGGLAVFAATRTHPALQGEVV; encoded by the coding sequence ATGCCCACCCCCCGCTCCCCCGGCCTGCCCTTTATCTTCGTTACCCTCGCGCTCGACATGATCGGCCTCGGCCTGATCATCCCCGTCGCACCCGTCTTGGTCGCCCATCTCACAAGCGATCCCCTCACCGCGCCCCATTTCCTCGGTATCCTCGTGGCCCTATTCTCAACCGCGCAACTCCTCGCCGCCCCGATCTTCGGGGCCCTTTCCGACCGCTTCGGACGCCGCCCTGTCCTGCTCCTCTCAACCCTTCTCACTGCCCTCTCGTACATCCTCGCTGCCCTCGCGCCGTCCCTGATGTGGCTCCTCCTCGCGCGTACCCTCGGTGGCATCGGAGCGGCCACCATCGGCGTCGCCAACGCTTACATCGCTGACGTCAGCGCCCCTGAAAACCGCGCCCGGAACTTTGGCATCGCGGGCGCCGCCTTCGGCCTGGGCCTGATCATCGGCCCCGCCCTCGGTGGCCTTCTCAGCAGCCTTGATCTGCGCCTTCCCTTCCTGGTCTCCGCCACGCTCGCGGCCCTGAACTTCCTGTACGGCCTCATTGTCCTGCCTGAATCCCGCCGCGCTGAGCCCGCACCCTTCGACCCCCGGACGCTCATGCCCCTCCGTGCCCTCGGTATCCTCAACCACTTCCCTGGCCTGCCTGTTCTCGCGGCCGTGGTGCTGCTCGTGAGCCTCGCCTCGCAGTTCCTCACCAGTACGTGGGTTTTACACGGCGCCGTGCGCTACGGCTGGACCCCGGCGACCAATGGCCTCGCCCTCGCTCTAGCCGGTGTGCTCTCTGCCACCGTGCAGGTCGCCGTGCTGCCGCGGGTTCTTCGTCAGGTGGGTCCGGAACGGACCGTCACCCTCGGACTCCTCACCGGCGTTGCCGCGTACGTCATGTACGGCCTCGCCTCAGCGCCCTGGATGCTCTGGGCCTCCCTTCCCATAGGTGCCCTTTCGGGCATCGCCGCTCCTGCCCTGCAAGCCCTCACGACCAACAAGGCTGCGACCCACGCCCAGGGCAGCGTGCAGGGTGCCCTCGCCGGCCTGACCTCCCTGAGTGCCATTGCCGGGCCGCTCGCGGCCACCGCCCTCTTCTCGCACTTCGCGTCCCCACACGCCACCCCATTCGTGCCAGGCGCAGCCTACTTCGCCGCCGCGTTGCTGCTCCTCGGAGGCCTCGCGGTCTTCGCTGCCACCCGCACCCATCCCGCCTTGCAAGGAGAAGTTGTATGA
- a CDS encoding IS630 family transposase (programmed frameshift), translated as MKKRVGARGYSVDLRERIVAAALKEKDHQRVAETFGVDVRTVGLYLKKHEAGTLTHVKRPTGRRPRVQSEHEQVLLQQLEEDLDATLEEHARKLEAATGLKISYRTVDRIFRRHGITYKKTRVACEQKEELRQQFLNDLKPYLQTPARLVFLDESGFHTAMTRGYGRAHRTRRALASVPRNWGRNQTLVCALQVSGPFAPLILDGAVNGVSFEWYVQNILCPALTPGQVVVLDNLSAHHRASVRTHIEARGCMVLFLPPYSPDFNPIEGMFSKVKALVRAGEWRDRTALLQGIGDALNAVSVRDVFGWFTHAFPDIFLCQML; from the exons ATGAAGAAGCGGGTAGGGGCACGCGGGTACAGCGTCGATCTTCGAGAACGGATTGTCGCAGCGGCGCTGAAGGAGAAGGACCATCAGCGGGTGGCCGAAACGTTCGGGGTGGATGTGCGAACCGTTGGGTTGTATCTGAAGAAACACGAGGCGGGCACCTTGACGCACGTCAAGCGTCCAACAGGGCGTCGCCCACGGGTGCAGAGCGAGCATGAGCAAGTCCTCCTCCAGCAACTGGAGGAGGACTTGGATGCCACACTCGAAGAACATGCCCGCAAGTTGGAAGCCGCGACGGGACTGAAGATTAGCTACCGAACGGTAGACCGAATCTTCCGTCGGCATGGCATCACCTAC AAAAAAACGCGGGTCGCGTGCGAACAGAAGGAGGAACTGCGTCAGCAGTTCCTGAACGACCTGAAGCCTTACCTCCAGACCCCAGCCCGTCTGGTCTTTCTTGACGAGAGCGGCTTCCACACTGCCATGACTCGAGGATATGGTCGCGCGCACCGGACACGGCGTGCGCTCGCTTCCGTGCCCCGAAACTGGGGACGGAACCAAACGCTCGTCTGCGCGCTGCAGGTGAGTGGTCCCTTCGCTCCCCTGATCCTGGACGGTGCAGTCAACGGCGTGAGTTTCGAGTGGTACGTGCAAAACATTCTGTGCCCTGCACTGACCCCAGGACAGGTCGTGGTGCTCGACAACCTCTCGGCACATCACCGTGCGTCCGTTCGGACGCACATCGAAGCCCGCGGTTGTATGGTCCTGTTTCTGCCTCCCTACAGTCCCGATTTCAACCCGATTGAAGGCATGTTCTCTAAAGTCAAAGCCCTCGTCCGCGCAGGTGAATGGCGAGACCGGACCGCTCTGCTACAGGGGATTGGGGACGCTCTGAACGCCGTTTCGGTACGAGACGTTTTCGGCTGGTTCACCCACGCCTTCCCAGACATCTTCTTATGTCAAATGCTCTAG
- a CDS encoding IS630 family transposase (programmed frameshift), producing the protein MVQVWRPSRLSRAQLEERRLYVQQLLQDPEVTDRVIAETVGVAESTVRTWKQRLRERGSLEATRATGPRRRLTAEQLKQLQALLEAGSKAAGYKDERWTTSRVREVIGVQFEVWYHVDHVRKVLHQLGFSPQKPDPRAMERDEQAVQTWVQTVRPELKKKVAQGATLVFVDESGFSLKPTVTRTWAPRGQTPIIHAKAGWDKLSTLGAVTTRGQFLQHTIPGAVRGPQVLAFFEHLLRHIKGDLIVVLDNARIHHTKALRAFVEQQQRLTIQYLPPYAPELNPIEHLWAYVKGHLLGNFCPKDQGELKDRLNFAWRRLRASQLPAKLTHAYCSSQT; encoded by the exons ATGGTGCAGGTCTGGCGACCCTCAAGGCTGAGCCGCGCGCAACTCGAAGAACGACGGCTGTATGTGCAGCAACTTCTCCAGGATCCTGAAGTGACCGACCGCGTCATCGCTGAGACCGTCGGTGTTGCGGAAAGTACGGTCAGGACCTGGAAACAGCGACTCCGAGAACGAGGCAGTCTGGAGGCGACGCGGGCCACTGGTCCTCGGCGTCGCCTCACTGCTGAACAACTCAAGCAGCTCCAAGCCCTACTCGAGGCGGGTTCGAAGGCCGCGGGGTATAAGGATGAGCGCTGGACAACCTCCCGCGTGCGGGAGGTGATCGGGGTGCAATTTGAGGTGTGGTACCACGTCGATCACGTGAGGAAGGTACTCCATCAGCTGGGCTTTAGTCCTCAGAAGCCCGATCCACGCGCGATGGAGCGTGACGAACAAGCCGTTCAGACTTGGGTGCAGACCGTCCGACCCGAGTTG AAAAAAAAAGTCGCTCAGGGCGCAACCCTGGTCTTCGTTGACGAGAGTGGCTTCAGCCTGAAACCCACGGTCACGCGGACTTGGGCTCCACGTGGCCAGACTCCCATCATTCACGCCAAAGCCGGGTGGGACAAGCTCTCTACCCTGGGTGCAGTGACGACCCGTGGTCAATTTCTGCAGCACACCATACCAGGAGCCGTTCGAGGACCTCAGGTGCTGGCGTTCTTTGAACATCTGCTCCGACATATCAAAGGCGACTTGATCGTCGTCTTGGACAACGCTCGCATTCATCATACAAAGGCCCTCAGAGCCTTCGTTGAGCAGCAACAGCGTCTCACCATCCAGTACCTGCCCCCATATGCCCCGGAGCTCAACCCGATCGAGCACCTTTGGGCCTATGTCAAAGGGCACCTGCTCGGCAATTTCTGCCCCAAAGACCAGGGCGAATTGAAAGATCGCTTGAACTTCGCCTGGCGTCGCCTTCGCGCCTCACAACTCCCCGCCAAGCTCACCCATGCCTATTGCTCGTCTCAAACCTAA